Proteins encoded in a region of the Malaciobacter mytili LMG 24559 genome:
- a CDS encoding cryptochrome/photolyase family protein — MENKKTILWYRRDLRVEDVQLLSIEGEVLPIFIFDKEILNTLEKEDKRVDYIFKRVLQLKENLRKINLDLLIFYAKPTEVFNYLKDYGFNEVYASIDYDNYAKNRDLEISKIIKFNPLQDNYIYNVDEILKADKSPYVVFSPYFKEAKRIYVKEHSLEYKKQNNYLYNYSDFNFIIEFDSTKKLFKELKINSIGFNGNSIVYKNPKVLLEQLEFKIDKYEENRDFLNLDATSNLSLDIRFGIISVREILRYLIKLKRQKHQTEGFFRQLVFRDFYAYLLFHFPKLHKEDFKKTAPYSFDKELYESFISAKTGVPIIDAGVTELITTGNMHNRVRMIVASFFCKHLMLPWQEGEKFFAKYLMDYDAASNILSWQWSSSTGVDAQPYFRVFNPYSQSKKFDKDAIYIKKYLPILKDIEAKNLHDEEFLFNTEIKDYVKPIVKHSLARVNFLQKAKSIK; from the coding sequence GTGGAAAATAAAAAAACAATATTATGGTATAGAAGAGATTTAAGAGTAGAAGATGTTCAACTTTTAAGTATTGAAGGTGAAGTTCTTCCTATATTTATATTTGATAAAGAGATTTTAAATACTTTAGAAAAAGAAGATAAAAGAGTTGATTATATTTTTAAAAGAGTTCTACAATTAAAAGAAAATCTTAGAAAAATTAACTTGGATTTACTTATTTTTTATGCAAAACCAACAGAAGTTTTTAATTATTTAAAAGATTATGGTTTTAATGAAGTATATGCTTCTATTGATTATGATAACTATGCAAAAAATAGAGATTTGGAAATCTCTAAAATAATAAAATTTAATCCTTTGCAAGATAACTATATTTACAATGTAGATGAAATTTTAAAAGCTGATAAAAGTCCATATGTAGTTTTTAGTCCATATTTTAAAGAAGCAAAAAGAATTTATGTAAAAGAACACTCTTTAGAGTATAAAAAACAAAATAATTATTTATATAATTATAGTGATTTTAATTTTATTATAGAGTTTGATAGTACTAAAAAGCTTTTCAAAGAATTAAAAATTAACTCAATTGGTTTTAATGGCAATTCAATAGTCTATAAAAATCCAAAAGTTTTATTAGAACAATTGGAGTTTAAAATTGATAAATATGAAGAAAATAGAGATTTTTTAAATTTAGATGCTACTTCAAATTTAAGTTTAGATATTAGATTTGGGATTATTAGTGTTCGAGAGATTTTAAGATATTTAATAAAATTAAAAAGACAAAAACATCAAACAGAAGGATTTTTTAGGCAATTGGTTTTTAGAGATTTTTATGCTTATTTACTTTTTCATTTTCCTAAATTACATAAAGAAGATTTTAAAAAAACTGCTCCTTATAGTTTTGATAAAGAGTTATATGAGAGTTTTATTAGTGCAAAAACAGGAGTTCCTATTATTGATGCTGGAGTAACTGAGTTAATTACAACAGGAAATATGCACAATCGAGTAAGAATGATAGTAGCTAGTTTTTTTTGTAAACACTTAATGTTACCGTGGCAAGAAGGTGAAAAGTTTTTTGCTAAGTATTTAATGGACTATGATGCTGCTTCAAATATCTTATCGTGGCAATGGAGTTCTAGTACAGGTGTTGATGCACAACCATATTTTAGGGTATTTAATCCTTATTCACAAAGTAAAAAATTTGATAAAGATGCAATATATATAAAAAAATATTTACCTATTTTAAAAGATATTGAAGCAAAAAATTTACATGATGAAGAGTTTTTATTTAATACTGAGATTAAAGATTATGTAAAACCAATAGTAAAACATAGTTTAGCAAGAGTGAATTTTTTACAAAAAGCAAAAAGCATTAAATAA
- a CDS encoding YbgA family protein — MLLAVSSCLLGNNVRYDGTNQKDKFILDTLSKYADFVHFCPEHLALGTPRETIRIISEKNKIFLKTVFTKEDVTEKIMESSLKEASKLKDFPICGIILKSKSPSCGLGDAKYYENGMPQGKKDGVFAALCKEKFPYLAIEDEARLNDAWLRENFIMQIFAYSDMQKLSNSISKISQLVEFHTSYKYLLHSKNELLYRQLGKIVANQESKSLEEIVNNYKELFFQTINTKSKISKTVNVLEHMVGFFKKELTKEEKVELKKLIDDYKNKIIPLITVIALIKLLSVKYNKEFLLKQKFLQPYPDELALRSDIKSGK; from the coding sequence ATGTTACTAGCTGTTTCAAGTTGTTTATTAGGCAATAATGTAAGATATGATGGTACAAATCAAAAAGATAAGTTTATTTTAGATACTTTAAGTAAATACGCAGATTTTGTACATTTCTGTCCAGAACATTTGGCCTTGGGAACTCCAAGAGAGACTATTCGAATAATTAGTGAGAAAAATAAAATTTTCCTTAAGACAGTCTTTACAAAAGAGGATGTAACTGAAAAAATAATGGAATCTTCTTTAAAAGAAGCATCTAAACTTAAAGATTTTCCTATTTGTGGAATCATACTAAAATCAAAATCGCCAAGCTGTGGTTTAGGTGATGCAAAGTATTATGAAAATGGTATGCCACAAGGGAAAAAAGATGGAGTTTTTGCTGCTTTATGTAAAGAAAAATTCCCATATTTAGCCATAGAAGATGAAGCAAGACTAAATGATGCTTGGCTTAGGGAAAACTTTATTATGCAAATTTTTGCTTATAGTGATATGCAAAAATTAAGTAATAGTATTAGTAAGATTAGCCAATTAGTGGAATTTCATACTTCATATAAATATTTGCTTCATTCAAAAAATGAACTTTTATATAGACAGTTGGGCAAAATAGTAGCAAATCAAGAATCAAAAAGTTTAGAAGAGATAGTTAATAACTATAAAGAGCTTTTTTTTCAAACAATTAATACAAAAAGTAAGATTAGTAAAACAGTTAATGTTTTAGAGCATATGGTAGGTTTTTTTAAAAAAGAACTTACAAAAGAAGAAAAAGTTGAACTTAAAAAGCTAATTGATGATTATAAAAATAAAATTATACCTTTAATAACAGTAATTGCTTTAATTAAACTATTGAGTGTAAAATACAATAAAGAGTTTTTATTAAAACAAAAATTTTTACAACCTTATCCAGATGAGTTAGCATTAAGAAGTGATATTAAAAGTGGAAAATAA
- a CDS encoding type II secretion system F family protein — protein sequence MKYEITYQKNSKLYKEIIEKKELRKINKNIIEIKKLESKTFNLFKKKITLQTAYYFFLELNLMLKAKIHIKEALELLLKNKKDKNIKEFISVLLENINCGKGIDFNSLSFSLDSSVKNFFKIANSKGNIYLTVNALTNFLKFNLKIKKELIKAFSYPFILLITLFFCIFSIFYIVLPSFELFLFQEGVNKNLATLLLFKLKDFLKNYFMHLNIIFSLSFIVVYIFYKLNKRCAYLFDKIILQNIPIFSSLVLNLQMYRLFIILNILQKENYEFHSCLNSLSSLIKNKYLLDKITQIENLLKSGKSISYSFSSTKIFDDVVLNLIQTGENSNCLKKATLEIEKIYKNSYKRKIKSLCFWIQPFVFIIILGLILWIIFAIFVPIWSISEIIKY from the coding sequence ATGAAGTATGAGATTACCTATCAAAAAAACTCTAAACTTTATAAAGAAATAATAGAGAAAAAAGAACTTAGAAAAATTAATAAAAATATAATAGAAATAAAAAAGCTAGAGTCTAAAACCTTTAATTTATTTAAGAAAAAAATCACTTTACAAACAGCTTATTATTTCTTTTTAGAATTAAATCTAATGTTAAAAGCCAAAATACATATTAAAGAGGCTTTAGAACTTCTTTTAAAAAATAAAAAAGATAAAAATATAAAAGAGTTTATTTCTGTTTTACTTGAAAATATTAATTGTGGGAAAGGTATAGATTTTAATTCACTCTCTTTTAGTCTTGATAGTAGTGTTAAAAATTTTTTTAAAATAGCAAATAGTAAAGGTAATATATATTTAACAGTTAATGCTTTAACAAACTTTTTAAAATTTAATTTAAAAATAAAAAAAGAGTTAATAAAAGCTTTTTCATATCCTTTTATTTTACTTATAACTTTATTTTTTTGTATTTTTAGTATTTTTTATATAGTTTTACCCTCTTTTGAATTATTTCTTTTTCAAGAGGGAGTAAATAAAAATTTAGCAACTCTTTTACTATTTAAGTTAAAAGATTTTTTGAAGAACTATTTTATGCATTTAAATATAATATTTTCACTATCTTTTATAGTTGTTTATATATTTTATAAATTAAATAAAAGGTGTGCATATCTGTTTGATAAGATTATTTTACAAAATATTCCAATATTTAGTTCTTTAGTTCTTAATCTTCAAATGTATAGACTTTTTATTATTTTAAATATTTTGCAAAAAGAAAACTATGAGTTTCACTCTTGTTTAAATAGTCTTAGTAGTTTAATTAAAAACAAATATCTTTTGGATAAAATAACGCAAATTGAAAATCTTTTAAAAAGTGGTAAAAGTATAAGCTACTCTTTTTCAAGTACAAAAATTTTTGATGATGTAGTTTTAAATTTAATTCAAACAGGTGAAAATTCAAACTGTTTGAAAAAAGCAACTTTAGAGATTGAGAAGATTTATAAAAATAGTTATAAAAGAAAAATTAAGTCACTATGCTTTTGGATACAGCCTTTTGTATTTATAATAATACTAGGGTTAATTTTATGGATTATATTTGCTATATTTGTACCCATTTGGAGTATTAGTGAAATAATTAAGTATTAA
- a CDS encoding GspE/PulE family protein, with protein MNKEFYELIIDYNFVKKYDVKALEKALILPFFEDEIYTSCAVCKKSDIKFAKTCFFNITKFLEFKSEEILFYLSDIEKRIALYNLSLEVVKTNSTQECIEEFLTLLLDFSIEKRASDIHFETHNDYLCIKFRIDGKLKHIINFHKNFYKVISSIIKLKASLDITQYKLALDGRFSKSIQNSIYDFRVSILPTLYGESIVLRILDNKTIDKKLNALEFSSNIFKSLEEISSLTQGLVLVCGPTGSGKTTTLYSLLKSLDYKNKKIITVEEPVEYKIKNICQINIDKKRGLSFNSVLKNILRQDPDIIFIGEIRDSLSLQIAIQASLTGHLVLSTIHSSNALNAISRLLDLKCQNFLLSSTLKYIFYQRLVLKVCPFCNFKGCYKCNYTKYLGRTVIAEVIKIDEVLSSLISKNETFDSFKTYLNTIKFKNILDDAKEKVKKSLTTLDEVYKVLGFEDEV; from the coding sequence ATGAATAAAGAGTTTTATGAGCTAATAATAGATTATAATTTTGTAAAAAAATATGATGTAAAAGCTTTAGAAAAAGCTTTGATTTTGCCTTTTTTTGAAGATGAGATTTATACAAGTTGTGCAGTTTGCAAAAAAAGTGATATAAAATTTGCAAAAACCTGCTTTTTTAATATTACAAAATTCTTAGAATTTAAAAGTGAAGAGATACTCTTTTATTTAAGTGATATTGAGAAAAGAATAGCTTTATATAATTTAAGTTTAGAAGTTGTAAAAACAAATAGCACTCAAGAATGTATAGAAGAGTTTTTAACTTTATTACTAGATTTTTCAATTGAAAAAAGAGCTAGTGATATTCATTTTGAAACACATAATGATTATTTATGTATTAAGTTTAGAATAGATGGTAAATTAAAACATATAATAAATTTTCATAAAAATTTTTATAAAGTTATAAGCTCAATTATTAAATTAAAAGCTTCCTTGGATATTACCCAATATAAACTTGCATTAGATGGCAGATTTAGTAAATCTATACAAAATAGTATTTATGATTTTAGAGTCTCTATTTTACCAACACTATATGGAGAATCAATTGTTTTAAGAATTTTAGATAATAAAACTATTGATAAAAAGTTAAATGCCTTAGAGTTTTCTTCTAATATTTTTAAGAGTTTAGAAGAGATTAGTAGTTTAACTCAGGGCTTAGTTTTAGTGTGTGGACCTACAGGAAGTGGGAAAACAACAACTTTATATTCCTTATTAAAAAGTTTAGATTATAAAAATAAAAAGATAATTACAGTTGAAGAACCTGTGGAATATAAAATTAAAAATATTTGTCAAATAAACATTGATAAAAAAAGAGGCTTATCTTTTAATAGTGTGTTGAAAAATATTTTAAGACAAGACCCTGATATAATTTTTATTGGAGAAATTAGAGATTCTTTATCTTTGCAAATTGCTATTCAAGCTTCTTTAACAGGCCACTTAGTTCTTTCAACTATTCATTCAAGTAATGCTTTAAATGCCATAAGTAGATTATTAGATTTAAAGTGCCAAAATTTTTTATTATCTTCCACTTTAAAATATATTTTTTATCAAAGATTAGTATTAAAAGTTTGCCCTTTTTGTAATTTTAAAGGTTGCTATAAATGCAACTATACTAAGTATTTAGGAAGAACAGTTATAGCAGAAGTTATTAAAATAGATGAAGTTTTAAGTTCACTAATATCTAAAAATGAAACCTTTGATAGTTTTAAAACTTATTTAAATACTATTAAATTTAAAAATATTCTTGATGATGCAAAAGAGAAAGTAAAAAAATCACTTACCACATTAGATGAGGTTTATAAAGTTTTAGGTTTTGAAGATGAAGTATGA